A genomic segment from Gracilinanus agilis isolate LMUSP501 chromosome 1, AgileGrace, whole genome shotgun sequence encodes:
- the LOC123232187 gene encoding olfactory receptor 10H1-like, which translates to MLGQNQTTVSEFILIGFSPFPQLQLLFFVLFLLMYLFTLLGNLLIMLAVWRERNLHKPMYFFLCTLSISEISYTLAINPRMLADLVSTNHTISLWGCANQMFFTFSFGLTHAFLLTIMGYDRYVAICHPLRYGVLMSSQGCAWLVASSWLSGIVMGLVITLPIFNLTFCGPNEIHHFFCQVPPLVKLACGDVSAVALGIGVVYIIVLLGCFLFILLSYIFIVATILKIPSAEGRRKAFSTCASHLIVVVIHYGFASVTHLKAKALEALEGDTLMGISYSVLTPFLSPIIFSLRNKELKDALKKVFLRNLCPSRL; encoded by the coding sequence ATGCTGGGACAAAACCAAACCACAGTATCTGAATTTATCCTCATTGGATTCTCACCATTCCCCCAACTTCAACTGCTGTTCTTTGTGCTCTTTCTGCTGATGTATTTATTCACACTGCTGGGCAACCTTCTCATCATGTTGGCTGTTTGGCGTGAGCGGAATCTCCATAAGCCCATGTATTTCTTCCTGTGCACTCTTTCGATTTCAGAAATTTCCTACACTTTGGCTATTAATCCCCGCATGCTTGCTGACTTAGTCTCCACTAACCACACCATCTCCCTCTGGGGTTGTGCCAACCAGATGTTTTTCACCTTTTCATTTGGGCTCACTCATGCCTTCTTGCTCACCATCATGGGCTATGACCGCTATGTGGCCATTTGTCACCCCTTACGCTATGGTGTGCTTATGAGCTCACAGGGCTGTGCTTGGTTGGTGGCCTCCTCATGGCTAAGTGGCATAGTCATGGGGCTAGTTATCACTCTTCCTATTTTTAACCTGACCTTCTGTGGACCAAATGAAATCCATCACTTCTTCTGCCAAGTGCCTCCATTGGTGAAGCTAGCATGTGGAGATGTCTCAGCAGTGGCCTTAGGGATTGGGGTGGTCTACATAATAGTCCTGCTTGGCTGCTTCCTCTTTATCCTCCTCTCCTACATTTTTATTGTTGCCACCATTTTAAAGATCCCCTCAGCTGAGGGTCGTCGTAAAGCCTTTTCCACCTGTGCCTCCCACCTCATTGTGGTAGTTATACACTATGGTTTTGCCTCTGTTACACACCTTAAAGCCAAAGCCCTAGAAGCCCTGGAAGGGGATACTCTAATGGGAATTTCCTACAGTGTTCTGACACCCTTCCTGAGCCCCATCATCTTCAGCCTGAGAAACAAGGAACTTAAGGATGCCTTGAAAAAAGTCTTCCTCAGGAACCTGTGCCCCTCAAGACTGTAA